One window from the genome of Amycolatopsis sp. NBC_01480 encodes:
- a CDS encoding PspC domain-containing protein: protein MDGVQDSLDNNTAEQVTQPAATGPDGSGPDAPAPSASVTAVLPAGLPEPATPPKMYRRRSGRAVAGVAGGLADHLGVPVVWVRTVFALLAALNGAGMLAYGLLWVFVRQRAEEGETPKTNAKDRQQAYGLIALGIGLAIAFSTLTGAIRGWVAVPLALAMLGAAVVWREADESQRRRWRAGARDGVTGALVGGGGRRSAIIRILAGVALVATGIGVVVFQSGSFDQVQFALLAVLATLFGVAVLTVPFWLRLVRDLGDERRARIRTDERAEIAAHLHDSVLQTLALIQKHSDQPREVARLARGQERELRGWLYGPNGYGKPSEKKPEEQDEGGRQLSEALAAACGEVEDQFAISVGQVVVGEAELNEPLTALVQAAREAIVNAAKHAGVDEVSVYAEVEPTSVTVFVRDRGKGFDPDVVPADRHGLADSIRGRMERHGGTCKLRTAPGEGTEVQLAMPVKTGKVPA from the coding sequence ATGGACGGCGTGCAGGACTCCCTCGACAACAACACCGCCGAGCAGGTGACTCAGCCGGCCGCGACCGGGCCGGACGGAAGCGGGCCGGACGCGCCCGCGCCGTCCGCCTCGGTCACGGCCGTGCTGCCCGCGGGCCTGCCTGAGCCCGCGACGCCGCCGAAGATGTACCGGCGCCGGTCCGGGCGGGCGGTGGCCGGTGTCGCCGGCGGGCTCGCGGACCACCTTGGCGTGCCGGTGGTGTGGGTCCGCACCGTGTTCGCCCTGCTGGCGGCGCTGAACGGCGCCGGGATGCTCGCGTACGGCCTGCTGTGGGTCTTCGTGCGGCAGCGCGCCGAAGAGGGCGAAACCCCGAAGACCAACGCGAAGGACCGTCAGCAGGCGTACGGCCTGATCGCCCTCGGCATCGGCCTCGCCATCGCGTTCAGCACGCTCACCGGTGCCATCCGCGGCTGGGTCGCCGTGCCGTTGGCCCTGGCGATGCTCGGGGCGGCGGTGGTCTGGCGGGAGGCGGACGAGTCGCAGCGCCGCCGCTGGCGGGCCGGCGCGCGGGACGGCGTCACCGGTGCGCTGGTCGGCGGGGGCGGCCGCCGCTCGGCGATCATCCGCATCCTGGCCGGCGTCGCGCTGGTGGCCACCGGCATCGGCGTCGTCGTGTTCCAGAGCGGCAGCTTCGACCAGGTCCAGTTCGCGCTGCTCGCGGTGCTGGCGACGCTGTTCGGCGTCGCGGTGCTGACGGTCCCGTTCTGGCTGCGCCTGGTCCGCGACCTCGGCGACGAGCGCCGCGCGCGCATCCGCACCGACGAGCGCGCCGAGATCGCCGCTCATCTGCACGACTCCGTGCTGCAGACGCTCGCGTTGATCCAGAAGCATTCCGACCAGCCGCGTGAGGTCGCGCGGCTGGCCCGCGGCCAGGAGCGCGAGCTGCGCGGCTGGCTGTACGGGCCCAACGGCTACGGCAAGCCCAGCGAGAAGAAGCCCGAGGAGCAGGACGAGGGCGGCCGTCAGCTGTCCGAGGCGCTCGCCGCCGCCTGCGGGGAGGTCGAGGACCAGTTCGCGATCTCCGTCGGCCAGGTCGTGGTCGGCGAAGCGGAGCTGAACGAGCCGCTCACGGCGCTGGTCCAGGCCGCGCGCGAGGCGATCGTCAACGCGGCCAAGCACGCCGGCGTCGACGAGGTCAGCGTGTACGCCGAGGTGGAGCCGACGTCGGTCACCGTGTTCGTCCGCGACCGCGGCAAGGGCTTCGACCCGGACGTCGTCCCGGCCGACCGCCACGGGCTCGCCGACTCGATCCGCGGCCGCATGGAGCGCCACGGCGGCACCTGCAAACTGCGGACCGCGCCGGGCGAGGGCACCGAGGTCCAGCTGGCCATGCCGGTCAAAACCGGCAAGGTGCCGGCGTGA
- a CDS encoding PspC domain-containing protein, translating into MSGANEARAPKTNPLNGFEETVKDFWASRPRRPHGGRKVAGVAAGLGQRYGIDPVVIRVALVAATVFGGFGLVFYLLGWLFFPSEGDDVSGFESMIGRGRSSMTTAFTVVLCVALIPVVGWTFGGGWFGTSGGWFDGGGLIGLALLSIGLYFLHRSRGQYNRPAPVVPYATAQAATGTGAFTMTDTTTATGTAAPDWDPLAASPGGWDLPDPAAPPPPPPSYEEPPAPQPRQPRSKIGSMTLGAAVIVAGVGVVLNLNGSSWFSVAHIIGLVLGVLGVGMVAGSFVRGSRGLIALAAPLAIAGMILTTSPFTGFDLKGGVGDLTATPRSAAELQPVYQHAAGNLRLDLTQMPLTGPITTTVSNGAGDTVVTVPATADVTFDCKNTAGSVSCLGHSGDGVGQSPITGTELGDDGAGGQKITLHVSNGVGDVEVRRG; encoded by the coding sequence ATGAGTGGTGCGAACGAGGCGCGGGCTCCGAAGACGAATCCGCTCAACGGGTTCGAGGAGACCGTCAAGGATTTCTGGGCCAGCAGGCCCCGGCGGCCGCATGGGGGCCGGAAGGTGGCCGGGGTCGCGGCGGGGCTGGGGCAGCGGTACGGGATCGATCCCGTCGTGATCCGGGTGGCGCTGGTGGCGGCGACCGTGTTCGGCGGGTTCGGGCTGGTGTTCTACCTGCTGGGCTGGCTGTTCTTCCCGAGCGAGGGCGACGACGTGTCGGGCTTCGAGTCGATGATCGGGCGGGGGCGCTCGTCGATGACCACGGCGTTCACCGTGGTGCTGTGCGTGGCCCTGATCCCGGTGGTCGGCTGGACCTTCGGCGGCGGCTGGTTCGGCACCAGCGGCGGCTGGTTCGACGGCGGCGGGCTGATCGGCCTCGCGCTGCTCTCCATCGGCCTCTACTTCCTGCACCGCAGCCGCGGCCAGTACAACCGCCCGGCCCCCGTCGTCCCTTATGCGACGGCGCAGGCCGCGACCGGAACCGGAGCGTTCACGATGACCGACACCACCACCGCGACCGGCACGGCCGCGCCGGACTGGGACCCGCTCGCGGCCTCCCCCGGGGGCTGGGACCTGCCCGACCCGGCGGCACCGCCGCCCCCGCCGCCCTCCTACGAGGAACCGCCCGCGCCGCAGCCGCGGCAGCCGCGGTCGAAGATCGGCTCGATGACGCTGGGCGCGGCCGTGATCGTGGCCGGCGTGGGCGTGGTGCTGAACCTCAACGGCTCCAGCTGGTTCTCGGTGGCGCACATCATCGGCCTGGTGCTCGGTGTGCTCGGCGTGGGCATGGTGGCGGGGTCCTTCGTCCGCGGTTCCCGCGGCCTGATCGCGCTGGCCGCGCCGCTGGCGATCGCCGGGATGATCCTGACCACGAGCCCGTTCACCGGCTTCGACCTGAAGGGCGGCGTCGGCGACCTGACCGCCACCCCGCGCTCGGCCGCGGAACTGCAGCCGGTCTACCAGCACGCGGCGGGCAACCTGCGGCTCGACCTGACCCAGATGCCGCTCACCGGCCCGATCACCACCACGGTGTCCAACGGCGCCGGCGACACCGTCGTCACGGTCCCCGCGACCGCGGACGTGACGTTCGACTGCAAGAACACCGCGGGCAGCGTGAGCTGCCTCGGCCACTCCGGTGACGGCGTCGGCCAGTCCCCCATTACCGGCACCGAGCTCGGCGACGACGGTGCCGGCGGACAGAAGATCACCCTCCACGTCTCGAACGGCGTGGGCGATGTGGAGGTGCGACGTGGCTGA
- a CDS encoding rhomboid family intramembrane serine protease produces MNTSATSRWHENPFVAVFDRIGTQRKPVLTVTVAVVTAVALIAQLVHPALLDQFRRDGAAIDAGQWWRLVTGMFFQDGKLLGGLFNLVALVVAGTLAERYFGRTRWFVLYFGCGLFGQFLSYVWLQPVGAGNSMCVAGLIGALAVALLRAPARHGVELPRPVFVASLLVLPLAVLDTLLHDNHGMPALLGMALGFLLLPKASVKASLTASDAGKEALTDQG; encoded by the coding sequence ATGAACACATCGGCGACATCGCGCTGGCACGAGAACCCGTTCGTGGCCGTCTTCGACCGCATCGGCACGCAGCGCAAGCCGGTGCTCACCGTGACCGTTGCCGTGGTCACCGCCGTGGCGCTCATCGCCCAGCTGGTGCACCCCGCGTTGCTCGACCAGTTTCGCCGCGACGGCGCAGCCATCGACGCCGGCCAGTGGTGGCGGCTGGTCACCGGCATGTTCTTCCAGGACGGCAAGCTGCTCGGCGGGCTGTTCAACCTGGTCGCCCTGGTCGTGGCCGGCACGCTGGCCGAGCGTTATTTCGGCCGGACGCGGTGGTTTGTCCTGTATTTCGGCTGCGGCCTGTTCGGGCAGTTCTTGAGCTACGTCTGGCTGCAGCCGGTCGGGGCAGGGAACTCGATGTGCGTCGCGGGGCTGATCGGGGCGCTCGCCGTCGCGCTGCTGCGGGCGCCGGCGCGGCACGGGGTGGAACTGCCGAGGCCGGTCTTCGTCGCGTCGCTGCTGGTGCTTCCGCTCGCGGTGCTCGACACGCTGCTGCACGACAACCACGGGATGCCGGCGCTGCTGGGGATGGCGCTGGGCTTCCTGCTCCTGCCGAAGGCGTCCGTCAAGGCCTCCTTGACCGCGTCGGACGCGGGTAAGGAGGCCTTGACGGACCAAGGGTGA
- a CDS encoding M15 family metallopeptidase: MRTSQNGYSAPIDPVSRELPGGTVPLRAGATGDLLAWVGEQFHSRVEALEWPGCWGYAFRDVVGGQDLSNHASGTAIDLNAPRHPLGTAPSANYSAAQIDEIHALLAEAAGCVRWGGDYVGRKDGMHFEIVASEARCAAALGGLGARFTPPEQEDDMPGPQDHEYPPSGDRQFHHRTIETRKTSQIVGDVWFALSAGYQDLADLHLYFNHEQAPISLANVPKDTRKWWPVPDGCESISWDYVCAGPSSSSLVYGPR, from the coding sequence ATGAGGACTTCCCAGAACGGGTACAGCGCTCCGATCGACCCCGTCAGCCGCGAGCTGCCCGGCGGCACCGTGCCGCTCCGCGCCGGTGCGACCGGTGATCTGCTGGCGTGGGTCGGCGAGCAGTTCCACAGCCGCGTCGAGGCCCTGGAGTGGCCGGGGTGCTGGGGCTACGCGTTCCGGGACGTGGTCGGCGGCCAGGACCTGTCCAACCACGCCAGCGGCACCGCGATCGACCTGAACGCGCCTCGGCACCCGCTCGGCACCGCGCCGTCCGCGAACTACAGCGCGGCCCAGATCGACGAGATCCACGCCCTGCTCGCCGAAGCCGCGGGCTGCGTGCGCTGGGGCGGCGACTACGTCGGCCGCAAGGACGGCATGCACTTCGAGATCGTCGCGTCCGAGGCCAGGTGCGCAGCCGCGCTCGGCGGCCTCGGGGCGCGGTTCACCCCACCCGAACAGGAGGACGACATGCCCGGACCACAGGACCACGAGTACCCGCCGAGCGGCGACCGGCAGTTCCACCACCGCACCATCGAGACGCGCAAGACCTCGCAGATCGTCGGCGACGTCTGGTTCGCGCTCAGCGCCGGCTATCAGGACCTGGCCGACCTGCACCTGTACTTCAACCACGAGCAGGCGCCGATCTCGCTGGCGAACGTCCCCAAGGACACCCGCAAGTGGTGGCCGGTGCCGGACGGCTGCGAGTCGATCAGCTGGGACTACGTCTGCGCCGGCCCGTCGTCGTCGAGCCTCGTCTACGGGCCGCGCTGA
- a CDS encoding GIDE domain-containing protein: protein MVGAAHPRPEGPLTAEVSKTPFAWYRYQFEREYEHVVYRDARRRRAKRTEKVADHTSNEGYALIDERGRTIGVAPDGTRPEAVEQTVNRFEPYRGGDQSFELFGLRVPAMFGGNQDSTIGYRYREWLIRPGTRAATSLARRTTPPARW from the coding sequence GTGGTCGGCGCCGCACACCCGCGTCCCGAAGGGCCGCTGACCGCGGAGGTCAGCAAAACGCCGTTCGCGTGGTACCGCTACCAGTTCGAACGCGAGTACGAGCACGTTGTGTACCGCGACGCCCGGCGCCGCCGGGCCAAGCGCACCGAGAAGGTCGCCGACCACACCTCGAACGAGGGTTACGCGCTGATCGACGAGCGGGGCCGGACCATCGGGGTCGCGCCGGACGGGACCCGGCCCGAGGCCGTCGAGCAGACGGTGAACCGGTTCGAGCCCTACCGCGGCGGCGACCAGTCGTTCGAGCTGTTCGGCCTCCGGGTACCGGCGATGTTCGGCGGCAACCAGGACTCGACCATCGGCTATCGCTACCGGGAATGGCTCATCCGGCCGGGCACGCGCGCCGCTACGTCCTTGGCGAGGCGCACGACGCCGCCGGCCCGCTGGTGA
- a CDS encoding aldehyde dehydrogenase family protein produces MDMITPDPRPSWIAGRPEPGVATLTVHHPYDGSEVATVAVPGPEQTERAVAAAAGVAKEFRHSPAHVRATALEHVSRGLQARAEEIAEIITAENGKPLKWAEAEVSRAVSVFRIAAEEARRFTGDVQRLDSDPAGDARLALTRRVPRGPVLGIAPFNFPLNLVAHKVAPALAVGAPIIVKPAPRTPLSALVLGEILGETELPEGAFSVLPLGNAETQALVADPRLPVVSFTGSGPVGWSIADAAPRKHVVLELGGNAAAVVLRDWPDPEGAAHRIATFGNYQAGQSCIAVQRVIVDAAIAGEFVPALVEAVEAQQTGDPYDRNTDVGPVVDEAAAERIVAWVDEAVAAGAKVLTGGTREGATVAPTLLTDVPPEAKAWAEEVFGPVLAVSVVDGVDEAFAAVNASAYGLQAGVFTSDVQLAFHASAELEVGGVIIGDVPSYRADQMPYGGVKGSGVGREGVLSAMNDFTEERVTVFTGVDL; encoded by the coding sequence ATGGACATGATCACCCCGGACCCGCGGCCGTCGTGGATCGCCGGGCGGCCCGAACCAGGCGTCGCCACGCTGACGGTGCACCACCCGTACGACGGCAGTGAGGTCGCGACCGTCGCTGTGCCCGGACCCGAGCAGACCGAGCGCGCGGTGGCCGCCGCGGCCGGCGTGGCGAAGGAGTTCCGCCACAGCCCCGCGCACGTCCGCGCCACAGCGCTCGAACACGTCTCCCGCGGTTTGCAGGCGCGCGCCGAAGAGATCGCCGAGATCATCACCGCCGAAAACGGCAAGCCGCTGAAGTGGGCCGAAGCCGAGGTGAGCCGCGCGGTGTCGGTGTTCCGCATCGCCGCCGAGGAGGCCCGCCGCTTCACCGGCGACGTCCAGCGGCTCGACAGCGACCCGGCCGGCGACGCCCGCCTCGCGCTCACGCGGCGGGTGCCCCGCGGGCCGGTGCTGGGCATCGCGCCGTTCAACTTCCCGCTGAACCTGGTGGCGCACAAGGTGGCGCCGGCGCTGGCGGTCGGCGCGCCGATCATCGTCAAGCCCGCGCCGCGCACCCCGCTGTCCGCGCTGGTCCTCGGCGAGATCCTGGGCGAGACCGAGCTGCCCGAGGGCGCGTTCTCCGTGCTGCCGCTGGGCAACGCCGAGACGCAGGCGCTGGTCGCCGACCCCCGGCTGCCCGTGGTGTCGTTCACCGGCTCCGGCCCGGTCGGCTGGTCGATCGCGGACGCCGCGCCGCGCAAGCACGTGGTGCTGGAGCTGGGCGGCAACGCCGCGGCCGTGGTCCTGCGCGACTGGCCGGACCCCGAGGGCGCCGCGCACCGCATCGCCACCTTCGGCAACTACCAGGCCGGCCAGTCCTGCATCGCGGTGCAGCGGGTGATCGTGGACGCCGCGATCGCCGGCGAGTTCGTGCCCGCGCTGGTGGAGGCCGTCGAGGCGCAGCAGACCGGCGACCCGTACGACCGCAACACCGACGTCGGGCCGGTGGTCGACGAGGCCGCCGCCGAGCGGATCGTCGCGTGGGTCGATGAAGCGGTGGCCGCGGGCGCGAAGGTGCTCACCGGCGGCACCCGCGAAGGCGCGACGGTGGCCCCGACCCTGCTCACCGACGTCCCGCCGGAGGCGAAGGCCTGGGCCGAGGAGGTCTTCGGGCCGGTGCTCGCGGTGTCCGTTGTGGACGGTGTGGACGAGGCGTTCGCCGCCGTCAACGCCTCGGCCTACGGGCTGCAGGCCGGCGTCTTCACCAGCGACGTCCAGCTCGCCTTCCACGCCTCGGCCGAGCTGGAGGTCGGCGGCGTGATCATCGGCGACGTGCCGTCCTACCGGGCCGACCAGATGCCGTACGGCGGGGTGAAGGGCTCCGGCGTCGGCCGTGAAGGCGTGCTGTCGGCGATGAACGACTTCACCGAGGAACGCGTGACGGTCTTCACCGGGGTCGATCTCTGA
- a CDS encoding glycoside hydrolase family 25 protein, translating into MALGIDIYRSFQTVTSWPAVQGAGVEFVYVKLSDGGGMPVGGAGDNEVNGAKSVGIPVGGYHFVQASPAPETQADILLGEVARLGANGCVPMLDLEDNPASSSLPNIPDDQKAAFGTAFCNRVAAQGYRPGVYLNNALAKLIRPDTWAVPDLVIWIARYGARPDAAAGRYDIHQYSSSGSISGISAQGVDLDWSYTDAYLTSHLTEEDMPDRELLPTDGARTRSVTLIVPKTAAELVITVGWVRMYVSKVALFGPTPDTGTNTLQALDHSADPFPVDAGRPWQIPLQDARNQGDLVSAEITYSMAPAPDDKPEVVATAGFR; encoded by the coding sequence ATGGCACTCGGTATCGACATCTACCGGTCGTTCCAGACGGTGACCAGCTGGCCGGCCGTCCAAGGGGCCGGGGTCGAGTTCGTTTACGTGAAGCTGTCCGATGGCGGGGGCATGCCGGTCGGGGGCGCCGGGGACAACGAGGTGAACGGCGCCAAGTCCGTCGGGATCCCGGTCGGTGGCTATCACTTCGTGCAGGCGAGCCCGGCGCCGGAGACGCAGGCGGACATCCTGCTCGGCGAGGTCGCGCGGCTCGGCGCCAACGGCTGCGTCCCGATGCTGGACCTCGAGGACAACCCGGCGTCCTCCAGCCTGCCGAACATCCCGGACGACCAGAAGGCCGCGTTCGGCACGGCGTTCTGCAATCGCGTCGCCGCGCAGGGATACCGGCCCGGCGTGTACCTGAACAACGCGCTGGCGAAGCTCATCCGCCCCGACACCTGGGCGGTGCCGGACCTGGTCATCTGGATCGCCCGTTACGGCGCGCGGCCCGACGCGGCGGCCGGCCGCTACGACATCCACCAGTACAGCTCGAGCGGCTCCATCTCCGGCATCAGCGCCCAGGGGGTCGACCTCGACTGGAGTTACACCGACGCCTACCTCACCAGCCATCTCACGGAGGAAGACATGCCCGACCGCGAACTGCTGCCCACGGACGGCGCGCGCACCCGCTCCGTCACGCTGATCGTGCCGAAGACCGCGGCCGAGCTGGTCATCACCGTCGGCTGGGTGCGGATGTACGTGTCGAAAGTGGCGCTCTTCGGCCCGACGCCCGACACCGGGACCAACACGCTCCAGGCCCTCGACCACAGCGCGGACCCGTTTCCCGTCGACGCCGGCCGGCCCTGGCAGATTCCCCTGCAGGACGCCCGCAATCAAGGCGATCTCGTGTCGGCGGAGATCACCTACTCGATGGCCCCGGCGCCGGACGACAAGCCGGAAGTGGTGGCGACCGCCGGCTTCCGCTGA
- a CDS encoding DUF3558 family protein, with translation MSTPGTRNLLLPVAATAILLAGCDSSVDGAATPSAPSTSTRTSSPASANPFSGMDPCALVDRLLAGKGFPKATPTVADSKRSCAAQKPNVGTTDGADVGIALQNGQLYTDNINNPSTARRGDVNGRPSIEQPEPLGSPGQCQVGMAVAPNSRALVLVTGGSDTAVSCQTAEDLATKLEPLLPPA, from the coding sequence GTGAGCACACCGGGAACCAGGAACCTCCTGCTGCCAGTGGCGGCCACCGCAATCCTGCTCGCCGGATGCGACAGTTCAGTCGACGGGGCGGCCACGCCCAGCGCTCCATCGACATCGACGCGGACCAGCAGTCCAGCCTCGGCAAACCCGTTCTCCGGAATGGACCCGTGTGCCCTGGTCGACCGGCTCCTCGCCGGAAAAGGGTTCCCCAAGGCAACTCCCACCGTCGCCGACTCAAAGCGCTCCTGCGCAGCCCAGAAACCGAACGTCGGAACCACAGATGGCGCCGACGTCGGAATAGCACTGCAAAACGGCCAGCTCTATACCGACAACATCAACAACCCCAGCACAGCGCGACGAGGCGACGTAAACGGGCGCCCGTCCATCGAACAACCCGAGCCGCTCGGCTCACCGGGCCAGTGCCAGGTCGGCATGGCCGTGGCCCCGAACTCACGCGCGCTGGTGCTCGTCACCGGCGGCTCCGACACCGCTGTCTCCTGCCAAACCGCCGAAGACCTGGCCACCAAGCTGGAGCCCCTCCTGCCACCGGCCTGA
- the guaA gene encoding glutamine-hydrolyzing GMP synthase, with protein sequence MPSPTGPVLVMDFGAQYAQLIARRVREAQVYSEVVPSSATAQELLAKNPSAIILSGGPSSVYAEGAPGMDPALVEAGVPILGICYGHQLLARALGGVVEPTGVREFGRTDVRMVGEGGVLHTGLPAHQTAWMSHNDSVTKAPEGSVVTASSDGAAVAGFEDVERRFAGVQYHPEVAHSPHGQEVLRRFLREIAGISPQWTTTSIVDEQVRRIAEQVGDGRAICGLSGGVDSAVAAALVQRAIGDRLTCVFVDHGLLRAGERTQVERDFVNATGVKLVTVDARDRFLDALAGVTDPEQKRKIIGREFIRVFEQAERDLKAQGDFKFLVQGTLYPDVVESGGGEGTANIKSHHNVGGLPDDLQFELVEPLRLLFKDEVRRVGLELGLPETIVQRQPFPGPGLGIRIIGAVDASRLETLRAADAIAREELTAAGLDQEIWQCPVVLLADVRSVGVQGDGRTYGHPIVLRPVSSEDAMTADWTRLPYEVLERISTRITNEVAEVNRVVLDVTSKPPGTIEWE encoded by the coding sequence GTGCCCAGTCCCACCGGTCCGGTACTCGTCATGGACTTCGGGGCGCAGTACGCGCAGCTGATCGCCCGCCGCGTGCGGGAGGCCCAGGTCTACTCCGAGGTCGTGCCGTCGAGCGCGACCGCCCAGGAGCTGCTGGCCAAGAACCCGTCCGCGATCATCCTGTCCGGCGGCCCGTCGAGCGTCTACGCCGAGGGCGCGCCCGGCATGGACCCTGCGCTCGTCGAGGCCGGCGTGCCGATCCTCGGCATCTGCTACGGCCACCAACTGCTCGCGCGGGCGCTGGGCGGGGTCGTGGAGCCCACCGGCGTCCGCGAGTTCGGCCGCACCGACGTGCGGATGGTCGGTGAGGGCGGGGTGCTCCACACCGGCCTGCCCGCGCACCAGACGGCGTGGATGAGCCACAACGACAGCGTCACCAAGGCGCCCGAGGGCTCCGTGGTCACCGCTTCCTCCGACGGCGCGGCGGTGGCCGGCTTCGAGGACGTCGAGCGGCGCTTCGCCGGCGTGCAGTACCACCCGGAGGTGGCGCACTCGCCGCACGGGCAGGAGGTGCTGCGCCGGTTCCTGCGCGAGATCGCGGGCATCAGCCCGCAGTGGACCACGACGTCCATTGTGGACGAACAGGTCCGGCGGATCGCTGAGCAGGTGGGCGACGGGCGGGCGATCTGCGGCCTTTCCGGCGGGGTGGACTCGGCCGTCGCCGCGGCGCTGGTGCAGCGCGCGATCGGCGACCGGCTGACCTGTGTGTTCGTCGACCACGGCCTGCTGCGGGCCGGCGAGCGGACGCAGGTGGAGCGCGACTTCGTCAACGCCACGGGCGTCAAGCTCGTCACCGTGGACGCGCGCGACCGGTTCCTCGACGCGCTCGCCGGGGTCACCGACCCCGAGCAGAAGCGCAAGATCATCGGGCGCGAGTTCATCCGTGTGTTCGAGCAGGCGGAGCGCGACCTCAAGGCGCAGGGCGACTTCAAGTTCCTCGTGCAGGGCACGCTGTACCCGGACGTGGTCGAGTCCGGCGGCGGCGAGGGCACGGCGAACATCAAGAGCCACCACAACGTCGGCGGCCTGCCCGACGACCTGCAGTTCGAGCTGGTCGAACCGCTGCGCCTGCTGTTCAAGGACGAGGTGCGGCGCGTGGGCCTGGAGCTGGGCCTGCCGGAGACGATCGTGCAGCGCCAGCCGTTCCCCGGCCCCGGTCTCGGCATCCGGATCATCGGCGCGGTCGACGCCTCAAGGCTCGAAACGCTGCGGGCGGCCGACGCCATCGCCCGCGAGGAACTCACGGCCGCGGGCCTGGACCAGGAGATCTGGCAGTGCCCCGTGGTGCTGCTGGCGGACGTGCGCAGCGTCGGCGTGCAGGGCGACGGCCGGACCTACGGACACCCGATCGTGCTGCGCCCGGTGTCCTCGGAAGACGCCATGACCGCCGACTGGACCCGCCTGCCGTACGAGGTGCTGGAGCGGATCTCGACGCGCATCACCAACGAGGTGGCCGAGGTCAACCGCGTGGTGCTGGACGTGACGAGCAAGCCGCCGGGCACCATCGAGTGGGAGTGA
- a CDS encoding zinc-dependent alcohol dehydrogenase family protein, protein MRATLIYGAGDVRVETVPDPKLVEPTDAVVRVVRSCICGSDLWPYGSMPAQEQGRPIGHEFLGVVEETGADVTSVRKGDLVVAPFKYSDNTCEFCQEGLQTSCLNGGNWGEPGVDGGQGEIVRVPLADGTLVQLPHTEDDDLLASMLTLSDVFSTGHHAAVTAGVTKGKTVTVIGDGAVGLSAVLAAHRLGAERIVLMGRHEQRTALGREFGATDVVAERGEEGIALVRELTGGRGTHTVLECVGTKPAFEMGLGVVRPGGALSRVGVPQYADGPIGRPVFVNNITITGGVAPARQYIPELLPDVLEGRYQPGRVFDRTIGLSEVPAGYRAMADREALKVLVKP, encoded by the coding sequence ATGCGAGCGACTCTCATCTACGGTGCCGGCGATGTCCGCGTGGAGACGGTGCCCGACCCGAAGCTGGTCGAGCCGACGGACGCCGTGGTCCGCGTGGTCCGGTCCTGCATCTGCGGCAGCGACCTCTGGCCGTACGGCAGCATGCCGGCGCAGGAGCAGGGCCGGCCGATCGGCCACGAGTTCCTCGGCGTCGTCGAGGAAACCGGCGCGGACGTGACGAGCGTGCGCAAGGGTGACCTCGTCGTCGCGCCGTTCAAGTACTCCGACAACACCTGTGAGTTCTGCCAGGAGGGCCTGCAGACCTCGTGCCTGAACGGCGGTAACTGGGGCGAGCCCGGCGTTGACGGCGGGCAGGGCGAGATCGTGCGCGTGCCGCTGGCCGACGGCACGCTCGTGCAGCTGCCGCACACCGAGGACGACGATCTGCTGGCGTCGATGCTCACGCTCTCGGACGTCTTCTCCACCGGCCACCACGCCGCCGTCACCGCGGGTGTGACCAAGGGCAAGACCGTCACGGTGATCGGCGACGGCGCCGTTGGCCTGTCCGCGGTCCTGGCCGCGCACCGGCTGGGCGCCGAGCGGATCGTCCTCATGGGACGGCACGAGCAGCGCACCGCGCTGGGCCGCGAGTTCGGCGCGACGGACGTGGTCGCCGAGCGCGGCGAGGAGGGCATCGCGCTGGTCCGCGAGCTGACCGGCGGCCGCGGCACGCACACCGTGCTGGAGTGCGTCGGCACGAAGCCGGCGTTCGAGATGGGCCTCGGCGTGGTGCGCCCGGGCGGCGCGCTGAGCCGCGTCGGCGTGCCGCAGTACGCCGACGGCCCGATCGGCCGCCCGGTCTTCGTCAACAACATCACCATCACCGGCGGCGTCGCCCCGGCGCGGCAGTACATCCCGGAGCTGCTGCCCGACGTCCTGGAGGGCCGCTACCAGCCCGGCCGCGTCTTCGACCGCACCATCGGCCTGTCCGAGGTGCCCGCGGGCTACCGCGCGATGGCCGACCGCGAGGCGCTGAAGGTGCTCGTCAAGCCGTGA
- a CDS encoding DinB family protein: MAIDWTTELHEQLDWHWSNHVRPHLDGLTDEEYLWQPVDGCWTVRPRTGPDEWGSADFTIDYTDPAPEPPPVTTIAWRMAHITVGVFGMRAASHFGGPPMTYGSYPYAGTAAEGVKQLDDAYASWSSGVRGLDADALERPVGPAEGPYAESPMAMLVLHINREAIHHGAEILLLRDLYRNRPVR, translated from the coding sequence ATGGCTATCGATTGGACCACCGAACTGCACGAACAGCTCGACTGGCACTGGTCTAACCACGTGCGCCCGCACCTGGACGGGCTGACCGACGAGGAGTACCTGTGGCAGCCCGTCGACGGCTGCTGGACCGTGCGCCCGCGGACGGGACCGGACGAGTGGGGCTCCGCGGATTTCACCATCGACTACACCGACCCCGCGCCGGAGCCGCCCCCGGTGACGACGATCGCCTGGCGGATGGCCCACATCACCGTCGGGGTGTTCGGCATGCGCGCGGCCTCGCACTTCGGCGGCCCGCCGATGACCTACGGCTCGTACCCGTACGCCGGGACCGCGGCCGAGGGCGTCAAGCAGCTCGACGACGCCTACGCCTCCTGGAGCTCCGGCGTCCGCGGCCTGGACGCCGACGCACTGGAGCGCCCGGTCGGACCGGCGGAGGGCCCGTACGCGGAATCGCCGATGGCCATGCTGGTCCTGCACATCAACCGCGAGGCGATCCACCACGGCGCGGAGATCCTGCTGCTGCGCGACCTCTACCGCAACCGGCCGGTCCGCTGA